In the Bacillus shivajii genome, one interval contains:
- the deoB gene encoding phosphopentomutase — protein sequence MDNYKKYKRMFLIVMDSVGIGEAPDAKEFGDEGSDTLGHIAEKMNGLKMPHMDQLGLTHIKEYEGGQKPEKALAYYGKMEESSVGKDTMTGHWEIMGLHIDQPFRTFPEGFPKELIDEIEERTGRKVLGNKPASGTEILDELGEQHVNTGDLIVYTSADSVLQIAAHEEVIPPEELHEICKMARQLTLDEKYMVGRVIARPFLGKPGEWVRTANRHDYALKPFGRTVMNELKDQGYDSIAIGKISDIYDGEGITESLRTSSNMDGMDKLNQSLQMNFTGLSFLNLVDFDAKFGHRRDPIGYGEALEEYDARLPEVFEQLEDDDLLIITADHGNDPIHHGTDHTREYVPLLVYNKQMAEGQSLGVRKTFADIGATVADNFNVELPKHGESFLDELK from the coding sequence TTGTGATGGACTCAGTTGGGATTGGAGAAGCACCAGATGCGAAAGAATTTGGAGATGAAGGTTCAGATACGTTAGGCCATATCGCTGAAAAAATGAATGGATTAAAGATGCCTCATATGGATCAGTTAGGTCTAACTCATATTAAGGAATATGAAGGAGGGCAAAAGCCAGAAAAAGCTTTAGCTTACTATGGAAAAATGGAAGAATCATCTGTGGGGAAAGATACGATGACAGGCCATTGGGAAATTATGGGCCTTCACATTGATCAACCTTTCCGTACATTTCCTGAAGGGTTTCCTAAAGAGTTAATTGATGAAATTGAAGAGCGCACAGGCAGAAAAGTGTTAGGGAATAAGCCAGCATCAGGAACAGAAATTCTTGATGAATTAGGTGAACAACATGTAAATACTGGTGACTTAATTGTCTATACATCTGCTGATTCTGTGTTACAAATTGCCGCACATGAGGAAGTTATTCCACCCGAAGAACTTCATGAGATTTGTAAAATGGCGAGACAATTAACATTAGATGAAAAATATATGGTTGGCCGTGTCATTGCTCGTCCATTCCTTGGAAAACCTGGAGAATGGGTAAGAACCGCAAATCGACACGATTATGCACTTAAGCCATTTGGTCGAACAGTGATGAATGAATTAAAAGACCAAGGATATGATTCGATTGCGATTGGAAAAATCTCTGACATTTACGATGGTGAAGGCATTACTGAATCGTTAAGAACTTCTTCTAATATGGATGGGATGGATAAATTAAACCAATCTCTTCAAATGAACTTTACTGGATTAAGCTTCTTGAACTTAGTTGATTTTGATGCGAAATTCGGTCACAGAAGAGATCCTATTGGATACGGGGAAGCGTTAGAGGAGTATGATGCTCGTTTACCAGAAGTATTTGAGCAGTTAGAAGACGATGATTTACTAATTATTACAGCAGATCATGGGAATGATCCAATTCACCATGGAACAGACCACACAAGAGAATATGTTCCTTTACTTGTATATAACAAACAAATGGCAGAAGGGCAGTCGTTAGGCGTTCGAAAAACATTTGCAGACATTGGTGCAACAGTTGCAGATAATTTCAACGTTGAATTGCCAAAACACGGAGAAAGCTTTTTAGACGAGTTAAAATAG
- a CDS encoding purine-nucleoside phosphorylase yields the protein MNMIEEAKQFINEKIEDRPTIGLILGSGLGVLADEIESAVKIPYSEIPGFPTSTVSGHKGQLVIGKLEGKTVVAMQGRFHFYEGYDMQLVTLPVRVMKAIGVESVVVTNAAGGVNESLNPGDLMLISDHLNLFGTNPLIGPNDEQLGVRFPDMSNAYDPALLSLAEKVAEGLSLEVKKGIYAGNTGPAYETPAEVRMARILGADAVGMSTVPEVIVARHSEMKVMGISCISNMAAGILDQPLTHDEVIETTEQVRSQFLTFVKEIVKQMEGEN from the coding sequence ATGAACATGATTGAAGAAGCAAAACAATTTATTAATGAAAAAATCGAAGATCGTCCGACGATTGGATTAATTTTAGGCTCCGGGTTAGGAGTCTTAGCAGACGAAATTGAAAGCGCTGTAAAGATTCCTTACTCAGAAATTCCTGGATTTCCAACCTCAACGGTCTCAGGCCATAAAGGTCAACTTGTCATTGGGAAGCTAGAAGGGAAGACAGTTGTTGCTATGCAAGGACGTTTTCACTTTTACGAAGGGTATGACATGCAACTTGTCACGCTTCCAGTTCGAGTAATGAAAGCGATCGGTGTTGAATCGGTAGTTGTGACCAATGCAGCAGGCGGTGTAAATGAATCCCTTAACCCAGGTGACTTAATGTTAATTTCAGATCACTTAAACTTATTTGGTACGAATCCATTGATCGGACCGAACGATGAACAGTTAGGCGTTCGCTTCCCAGATATGAGTAATGCATATGACCCAGCGTTACTTTCATTAGCAGAAAAAGTAGCGGAGGGCTTATCCCTGGAAGTTAAAAAAGGTATTTATGCAGGGAATACAGGCCCTGCTTATGAAACGCCAGCTGAAGTAAGAATGGCTCGTATTTTAGGTGCTGATGCTGTTGGTATGTCTACAGTTCCAGAAGTGATTGTCGCTCGCCACAGTGAGATGAAGGTTATGGGGATATCATGTATTTCGAATATGGCAGCAGGGATTTTAGATCAACCATTAACACATGATGAAGTGATCGAAACAACAGAACAAGTAAGATCACAATTTTTAACGTTTGTTAAAGAGATTGTGAAACAGATGGAGGGGGAGAACTAA
- a CDS encoding purine-nucleoside phosphorylase — protein MLGLEQIKEAAQAIEGKISVKPTIGLILGSGLGELADDIENAVKMEYHTIPHFPTSTVAGHKGQLVIGELEGVNVIAMQGRFHYYEGYSMQEVTFPVRVMKQLGCETLIVTNACGGMNESFKPGDLMLIDDHINFTGSNPLIGPNIEELGPRFPDMSKVYTESLREHALQVAEKIDLNLQRGVYTAVSGPTYMSGAELIMLRKLGGDVVGMSTVPEATIARHMNMNVLGISCITDMAIGESIEGITHEEVMEVAEKAKPIFKNFVRTLLKDGNEQLWAIKEGE, from the coding sequence ATGCTAGGTTTAGAGCAAATTAAAGAAGCGGCACAAGCAATAGAAGGAAAAATATCAGTCAAACCAACGATTGGTTTGATTTTAGGATCAGGACTAGGTGAATTAGCAGACGATATTGAAAATGCAGTAAAAATGGAATATCACACGATCCCTCACTTTCCAACATCGACAGTAGCCGGACATAAAGGTCAATTAGTAATTGGTGAGCTTGAAGGTGTTAATGTTATTGCAATGCAAGGTCGTTTCCATTATTACGAAGGGTACTCCATGCAAGAAGTAACATTCCCGGTCCGTGTTATGAAGCAGCTTGGTTGTGAAACGTTAATCGTTACAAATGCTTGTGGTGGTATGAATGAAAGCTTTAAGCCAGGAGATTTAATGCTTATTGATGACCATATTAACTTTACAGGATCAAATCCATTAATTGGACCAAATATCGAAGAACTAGGCCCACGTTTTCCTGATATGAGTAAAGTCTATACAGAAAGTTTAAGAGAACACGCTCTACAAGTTGCTGAAAAAATCGATTTAAACCTTCAACGCGGTGTTTATACAGCAGTAAGTGGTCCGACATATATGTCAGGGGCAGAATTAATCATGCTTCGTAAATTAGGCGGCGATGTTGTAGGAATGTCTACTGTACCAGAAGCAACAATTGCAAGACATATGAATATGAACGTTTTAGGAATTTCATGTATTACAGACATGGCAATCGGAGAATCAATTGAGGGGATTACTCATGAGGAAGTCATGGAAGTAGCTGAAAAAG